A single region of the Anaerotignum faecicola genome encodes:
- a CDS encoding bifunctional hydroxymethylpyrimidine kinase/phosphomethylpyrimidine kinase, which yields PNLTEACILTGREYREEGWHRADLLAMAEEILKMGPSGVVITGVKEGAHLTNVIAVRDREAAFCRSLRVGRERPGTGDVFSAIVAAEAVKGSSLTDAAKKAAHFVKRCILKSEELDVPVQNGVCFE from the coding sequence CGCCGAATCTGACCGAGGCCTGTATCCTGACCGGCAGAGAGTACCGGGAAGAAGGGTGGCACAGAGCGGACCTTCTGGCCATGGCGGAGGAAATCCTTAAGATGGGGCCTTCCGGAGTCGTTATAACAGGCGTCAAGGAAGGTGCGCATTTAACGAATGTCATCGCAGTACGGGACCGGGAAGCTGCATTTTGCCGGTCACTGAGGGTCGGCCGGGAACGGCCCGGCACAGGAGATGTCTTTTCCGCAATTGTGGCGGCGGAGGCGGTAAAAGGCTCGTCCCTTACCGATGCGGCGAAGAAAGCGGCGCATTTTGTCAAACGCTGCATCCTAAAATCCGAGGAGTTGGATGTTCCGGTACAAAACGGAGTATGCTTCGAG